Proteins encoded in a region of the Streptomyces akebiae genome:
- a CDS encoding MFS transporter, protein MATNPSLKATGREWASLAVLTLPVLLISMDMTVLYFALPFLSADLEPSSTQLLWIMDIYSFLLAGLLITMGTLGDRIGRRKLLMLGAAAFGAASAAAAMAGSAEMLIVARALLGIGGATLMPSTLSLIRNMFRDDQQRRTAVSVWTAALAGGAALGPLLGGALLEHFWWGSAFLVNVPVMALLLILGPLLLPEFRDPDPGKFDLLSTAFSLAAVLPVIYGMKKIAEDGVAVVPLATIGVGLLVGIVFVLRQRKLTHPLLDVSLFRQRAFSTSVGTNVLAMFAMVGFGLFTSQYLQLVYGLRPWSAGLWTLPAAGATMVSATLAAVLVQKIRPAYVISAALLLASAGFGVIAQVEADSELALVITGATMMAAGVGVVLTLAADLIIAAAPPERAGSASGLSETCAEFGGALGIAVLGSIGAAVYRQSMDDDMPSGIPEAASEVAHETLGGAVQVAGQLPEDLAGLLLTASREAFTEGMQIASYTAAGVMLVAAVLAGLMLRQLRIDSPSAGDPHAAAPSSQDHEAKLSTR, encoded by the coding sequence ATGGCTACCAATCCCTCACTGAAGGCGACCGGACGGGAGTGGGCCAGCCTCGCCGTGCTGACCCTTCCGGTGCTCCTCATCTCCATGGACATGACCGTCCTCTACTTCGCTCTGCCCTTCCTCAGCGCCGACCTGGAACCGAGCAGCACCCAGCTGCTCTGGATCATGGACATCTACTCGTTCCTGCTGGCCGGCCTGCTCATCACGATGGGCACGCTCGGCGACCGCATCGGCCGCAGGAAGCTGCTCATGCTGGGCGCCGCCGCCTTCGGCGCCGCCTCGGCGGCGGCCGCCATGGCCGGCAGCGCCGAAATGCTCATCGTGGCAAGGGCCTTACTCGGTATCGGCGGGGCGACGCTGATGCCCTCGACCCTCTCCCTGATCCGCAACATGTTCCGCGACGACCAGCAGCGCCGTACCGCCGTCTCCGTGTGGACCGCCGCCCTGGCCGGCGGCGCGGCACTCGGCCCCCTGCTCGGTGGGGCCCTCCTGGAGCACTTCTGGTGGGGCTCCGCGTTCCTGGTCAACGTGCCCGTCATGGCGCTGCTGCTCATCCTCGGGCCGCTGCTGCTGCCGGAGTTCCGCGACCCCGATCCCGGTAAGTTCGACCTGCTGAGCACCGCGTTCAGCCTCGCCGCCGTACTGCCCGTCATCTACGGCATGAAGAAGATCGCCGAGGACGGCGTGGCGGTCGTCCCGCTGGCGACGATCGGCGTCGGTCTGTTGGTCGGCATCGTGTTCGTCCTGCGCCAGCGCAAGCTCACCCATCCGCTGCTCGACGTGTCGTTGTTCCGGCAGCGCGCCTTCAGCACCTCGGTGGGCACCAACGTCCTGGCGATGTTCGCCATGGTCGGCTTCGGCCTGTTCACCTCGCAGTATCTGCAGCTGGTGTACGGCCTGCGGCCGTGGAGCGCCGGCCTGTGGACCCTGCCGGCCGCCGGCGCGACGATGGTCAGCGCGACCCTCGCGGCCGTCCTCGTGCAGAAGATCCGGCCGGCGTACGTCATTTCCGCGGCCCTGCTGCTCGCTTCGGCCGGGTTCGGGGTCATCGCGCAGGTCGAGGCCGATTCCGAACTCGCCCTCGTCATCACGGGCGCCACGATGATGGCGGCCGGCGTGGGCGTCGTACTGACGCTCGCCGCCGACCTGATCATCGCCGCCGCGCCACCGGAGCGCGCGGGCTCCGCCTCCGGACTGTCGGAGACCTGCGCCGAGTTCGGTGGCGCTCTGGGTATCGCGGTCCTGGGCAGCATCGGTGCCGCCGTCTACCGCCAGTCCATGGACGACGACATGCCGTCGGGGATCCCCGAGGCCGCGAGCGAGGTCGCGCACGAGACGCTGGGCGGTGCCGTACAGGTCGCCGGACAGCTGCCGGAGGACCTCGCGGGGCTCCTGCTCACGGCGAGCCGGGAGGCGTTCACCGAGGGTATGCAGATCGCCTCCTACACGGCGGCCGGAGTGATGCTCGTCGCCGCGGTGCTGGCGGGGCTGATGCTGCGTCAGCTGCGGATCGACAGCCCGTCGGCCGGGGATCCGCATGCCGCGGCCCCGAGTTCGCAGGACCACGAAGCCAAGCTTTCCACCCGCTGA